The genomic stretch CTGCCAGTATTGCGGCGCCACCTCCATGATCACGTGGTACTGGTTGCGCTGGACATAGATGGTCGACACCTGGCGCTGGCCGAAGGCGTCGTAGAGCGTGTTGTCGATCTCGCTGGCTGATATGCCGAGGCGCGTTGCCGTGTCGCGATCGATGGTGACGTCGGCTTCCAGGCCCTTGTTCTGCTGGTCGGAGTTGACGTCGGTGAGCCTGGGTTCCGTTTGCAATGCCGCCGCCAGCCTTGGCGCCCATTCGGCCAGCTCGTCGAAACTGTCGCCTTGCAAAGTGTACTGATACTGCGCGTTCGATTGCCGCCCGCCGACGCGTATATCCTGCACCGCCTGCAGGAAGAGCGTGGCGCCCGGCACCACGGCCAGTTTGGGCCGTAGCCTGGCGATGACCTGGTCGGCGGAGATCTTGCGCTCGGCCAGCGGCTTCAGCGACACGAACATGAAGCCGGAATTGGTCTGGCCGCCGCCGGTGAAGCCGACCGCGGTGTCGACGGCCGGATCCTTGCTGACGATGCCGGCGAACTGGCTGAGCTTCTGCGACATCGACTGGAAGGAGGTCGCCTGGTCGGCCTGGATCGAGCCGGTCAGCCGTCCGGTGTCCTGCTGCGGGAAGAAGCCTTTTGGGATGGTGGCATAAAGGTAGCCATTGAGGCAGAGCGTGGCCGCCAGCACCGCCATGATCAGCAGGGGATTGTCGAGCGCCCAGGACAGCGACCGGCGATAGAAGCCCAGCATGGACTCGAAGATGCGCTCGCTGAAGCGGTAGAGCCGGCCGTGCTCGCGCCGTCCCCCGGGGCGCAGCAGGATCGAGCACATCATCGGCGTGGTGGTCAGCGAGATGGCGAGCGAGACCAGGATCGCCGCCGACAGCGTGACGGCGAATTCGCGGAACAGCCGGCCGACAATGCCGCCCATCAGCAGGATGGGGATGAAGACGGCGATCAGCGACAGGCTCATCGACAGCACGGTGAAGCCGACTTCCTGGGAGCCCTTGATGGCGGCTTCCATGCGGCCCATGCCGGACGCGGTGTGGCGGGCGATGTTTTCGAGCACGACGATGGCGTCGTCGACGACGAAGCCGGTGGCCACCGTCATCGCCATCAGCGACAGATTGTCGATGCTGAAGCCCATCAGGTACATGGCGCCCAAAGTGCCGACCAGGGATACCGGCACGGCCACGATAGGCACCAGCGCCGAACGCACGTCGCGCAGGAAGGCGAAGACCACCAGGATCACCAGGCCGATGGCGATCATCAGGGTCTGCGCGACCTCGCTCAGCGAGGCGCGGATGGTGGTCGAGCGGTCAACCGCCAGCGACAGGTCGATGGCCGGAGAGATCGAGGCTCGCAGCGTCGGCAGCAGCGCCTTCACGCGGTCCACCGTCGCGATGATGTTGGCGTTGGGCGAGCGGTTGAGGATGATCAGCACGCCCGGCTTGCCGTTGGCGAGACCGGCATTGCGGATGTTCTCGACGGAATCATTGACCTGACCGACGTCGGAAAGCCGGACCGGCGCGCCGTTGCGGTAGGCGACGATCAGCGAGCGGTAGGCGTCCGCCTGGTTGGCCTGGTCGTTGGCGTAGATCTGGTAGCGCTGGTCGCCGACGTCGATGGCGCCCTTGGGGCTGTGGGCGTTGGCCGATGCGAGCGCGGCGCGTACATCCTCCAGCCCGATGCCGTAGTCATAGAGCACCTGCGGGTTGAGTTCGACGCGTACCGCCGGCAGCGAGCTGCCGCCGACCGACACCTCGCCGACGCCGTCGACCTGCGAGAGTTTCTGCGCCAGCACGGTGCTGGCGGCATCGAAGAGCTGGCCCTTGGACAAGGTGTCCGATGTCATCGACAGGATGAGGATCGGGGCGTCGGCGGGATTGACCTTGCGATAGGTCGGGTTGGAGCGCAGGCTGGACGGCAGGTCGGCGCGCGCGGCGTTGATCGCCGCCTGGACGTCACGCGCGGCGCCGTCAATGTCGCGGTCCAGCCCGAACTGCAAGGTGATGCGCGCGCTGCCGACGCTGCTCGACGAGGTCATCTCGTTGACGTC from Mesorhizobium sp. 113-3-3 encodes the following:
- a CDS encoding efflux RND transporter permease subunit; its protein translation is MNLSVPFIRRPVATTLLTFGLLAAGLVAFPQLPVAPLPAVDYPVISVSASLPGASPQVVANTVASPLERHLGEIADVNEMTSSSSVGSARITLQFGLDRDIDGAARDVQAAINAARADLPSSLRSNPTYRKVNPADAPILILSMTSDTLSKGQLFDAASTVLAQKLSQVDGVGEVSVGGSSLPAVRVELNPQVLYDYGIGLEDVRAALASANAHSPKGAIDVGDQRYQIYANDQANQADAYRSLIVAYRNGAPVRLSDVGQVNDSVENIRNAGLANGKPGVLIILNRSPNANIIATVDRVKALLPTLRASISPAIDLSLAVDRSTTIRASLSEVAQTLMIAIGLVILVVFAFLRDVRSALVPIVAVPVSLVGTLGAMYLMGFSIDNLSLMAMTVATGFVVDDAIVVLENIARHTASGMGRMEAAIKGSQEVGFTVLSMSLSLIAVFIPILLMGGIVGRLFREFAVTLSAAILVSLAISLTTTPMMCSILLRPGGRREHGRLYRFSERIFESMLGFYRRSLSWALDNPLLIMAVLAATLCLNGYLYATIPKGFFPQQDTGRLTGSIQADQATSFQSMSQKLSQFAGIVSKDPAVDTAVGFTGGGQTNSGFMFVSLKPLAERKISADQVIARLRPKLAVVPGATLFLQAVQDIRVGGRQSNAQYQYTLQGDSFDELAEWAPRLAAALQTEPRLTDVNSDQQNKGLEADVTIDRDTATRLGISASEIDNTLYDAFGQRQVSTIYVQRNQYHVIMEVAPQYWQNPDALKKVYVSTSGGSVGGSQSSNAVAGTFVAPGRSTSAQSVAADAARNQANNSITSTGRTAASTGSAVSTGAETMVPLSAVAHYGPGSTPLSVNHQGLFVATTLSFNLAPGVALSDGVAAINAAADRIGMPATIHGSFQGTARVFQDSLSDQPLLILAALIAVYVVLGILYESYAHPLTILSTLPSAGVGALLALTLFNIEFSIMALIGIVLLIGIVKKNAIMMIDFALAAERTEGRSAHDAIYQACLLRFRPIMMTTMAALFGAVPLAIGLGEGAELRQPLGIAIVGGLILSQILTLYTTPVIYIYIDRFGRWCRQLRPAMPRLRTLRPQPGE